AAAAAGCAAACTAAATATGCTGTCCGAAAAAATTGCAGAATTTCTGCCCGAAGCAAAATTTCGCCCCTGTGTCGATAGCGCGCCGATACTCGAAAAATACTGGGCGCAAGAGGCAGGGCTCGGCGTTATCGGAAAAAACACGCTTTTTATTTCCGACAAAATCGGCTCTTTGTGCAACATCGGAATTTTACTTACAGACATAGAATTACCCGCCGACGAAAAACCGTCGCAAACAAAAAACTTCTGCAAAGACTGCGACAGATGTATAAATTCCTGTCCTACAAAAGCGCTCGTTTCGCCTTACGCACTAAATTGCAACAGGTGCATTTCGTATCAGACTATCCACAAAGCCGACCCGAACTTCGATTTTCACGGCTGGGATTTAGGATGTGATATTTGCCAAGAGGTCTGTCCGAGGAATAGAATACTGCTTAGCGCAAATAAGTAATAAATTTTGCGCTATCCCCTGCAATCCCCCAACAAACAAATCACCGTATCTTTATCAAACTCTGCGGATTTTTCGGGATAATCAGTAGTAAAATGCAGTCCGCGGCTTTCTTTTCGGGAAAGAGCACAACGAATAACGAGTTCGGCGACGCAGGCAATGTTTCTT
The sequence above is a segment of the Chitinivibrionia bacterium genome. Coding sequences within it:
- a CDS encoding DUF1730 domain-containing protein; its protein translation is MRGFYREHFDNWLKNGYNAQMQWIEKNIEIRFNPALLLENAKTAIVVLQNYNITPKETPNGKIARCKSLEKDYHITIKSKLNMLSEKIAEFLPEAKFRPCVDSAPILEKYWAQEAGLGVIGKNTLFISDKIGSLCNIGILLTDIELPADEKPSQTKNFCKDCDRCINSCPTKALVSPYALNCNRCISYQTIHKADPNFDFHGWDLGCDICQEVCPRNRILLSANK